Proteins found in one Nocardia brasiliensis ATCC 700358 genomic segment:
- a CDS encoding NDP-hexose 2,3-dehydratase family protein, translating into MSVRSVRTRSDEDLSERLALSAAATEAGAWLRTADFPAWLAERAAANRFEVRRIPFREMDAWSFESGTGNMRHRTGKFFSVEGLSVQVDEGAVRSWQQPIILQPEVGILGILAKEFDGVLHFLMQAKMEPGNRNLLQLSPTVQATRSNYTGVHRGSNVRYLSYFADLGAGRVLADVLQSEHGAWFYRKSNRNMLVETTDEVTVHPDFCWLTLGQIGALLQADNVVNMDSRTVIATFPMNGTSAVALRSDAELQSWFTVERARRDVEISLMPLADVEGWHRGETHIGRADDRFFRLIAVEVEAGSREVTSWTQPLFEPHGQGIAAFVFRRIDGLPHLLVQAKVEAGFLDTVELAPTVQCVPANWDQRPPFLDVVRDAGPDQIRYDVVHSEEGGRFLNAESRYMFVEADLPLEVPRNYCWATPAQLNWLAGHGHYLNVQARTLLSCLNAGAVSLNQDFAHHG; encoded by the coding sequence GTGAGCGTGCGCTCCGTCCGGACCCGCTCCGACGAGGACCTGTCGGAGCGGCTCGCGTTGTCGGCCGCGGCCACCGAGGCCGGCGCGTGGCTGCGTACGGCGGACTTTCCGGCGTGGCTGGCCGAGCGGGCGGCCGCGAACCGATTCGAGGTGCGCCGCATACCGTTTCGCGAGATGGATGCCTGGTCCTTCGAGTCCGGCACCGGGAACATGCGGCACCGCACCGGGAAGTTCTTCAGCGTCGAGGGGCTCTCGGTGCAGGTGGACGAGGGGGCGGTGCGGTCGTGGCAGCAGCCGATCATCCTGCAACCCGAGGTCGGGATACTAGGCATCCTGGCCAAGGAATTCGACGGTGTGCTGCACTTTCTCATGCAGGCCAAGATGGAGCCGGGCAACCGGAACCTGCTCCAGCTCTCGCCGACGGTGCAGGCTACTCGAAGCAATTACACCGGCGTGCATCGCGGGAGCAACGTCCGATACCTGTCCTACTTCGCCGATCTCGGCGCCGGGCGGGTGCTCGCCGACGTGCTCCAGTCCGAACACGGTGCCTGGTTCTATCGCAAGTCGAACCGGAACATGCTGGTGGAGACCACCGATGAGGTCACGGTGCATCCGGACTTCTGCTGGCTGACCCTCGGCCAGATCGGCGCGCTGCTGCAAGCCGACAACGTGGTGAACATGGACTCGCGCACCGTGATCGCGACCTTCCCGATGAACGGAACCAGCGCTGTCGCACTGCGTTCGGATGCCGAGCTGCAATCGTGGTTCACCGTCGAGCGCGCCAGGCGCGACGTGGAGATCTCGCTGATGCCGCTGGCCGACGTCGAGGGCTGGCACCGGGGCGAAACCCATATCGGCCGGGCCGACGACCGGTTCTTCCGGCTCATCGCGGTCGAGGTGGAGGCGGGCAGCCGGGAGGTCACCTCCTGGACCCAGCCGCTGTTCGAGCCGCACGGCCAAGGTATCGCGGCCTTCGTGTTCCGCCGGATCGACGGCCTGCCACACCTTTTGGTGCAGGCGAAGGTCGAGGCGGGCTTCCTCGACACGGTCGAGCTGGCGCCGACCGTGCAGTGCGTGCCTGCCAACTGGGACCAACGCCCGCCGTTCCTGGACGTGGTTCGCGACGCGGGTCCGGACCAGATCCGTTACGACGTAGTGCATTCCGAGGAGGGGGGCCGGTTCCTCAATGCGGAGAGCCGCTACATGTTCGTCGAGGCGGATCTGCCGCTGGAGGTGCCGCGCAACTACTGCTGGGCCACCCCCGCGCAGTTGAATTGGCTCGCGGGCCACGGTCATTACCTCAACGTGCAGGCCAGGACGCTGCTGTCCTGCCTGAACGCGGGGGCCGTATCGCTGAATCAGGATTTCGCACACCATGGTTGA
- a CDS encoding nuclear transport factor 2 family protein: MVDVQQRLHAFLDKAELVELFDRYVHHLDFDRDNDAWLGAVFTDDAELVFPQGTFRGMAELREFQRMAYEKFPRSHHLGGNHRVVCDGDTATVTAHLTAVHIGPAAGPAGHTSFGGFGTAAAVRTAAGWRMRRFTFTSAWSRP; encoded by the coding sequence ATGGTTGATGTTCAACAGCGTCTGCACGCTTTCCTCGACAAGGCCGAGCTGGTCGAGCTCTTCGACCGCTACGTGCACCACCTCGACTTCGACCGGGACAACGACGCATGGCTCGGTGCGGTGTTCACCGACGACGCCGAACTCGTCTTCCCGCAGGGCACTTTTCGCGGCATGGCTGAACTGCGCGAGTTCCAGCGCATGGCGTACGAGAAGTTTCCGCGGTCGCACCACCTCGGCGGCAACCACCGGGTGGTGTGCGACGGCGACACCGCCACGGTGACGGCACATCTCACCGCGGTGCACATCGGGCCGGCCGCGGGTCCGGCCGGACACACCTCGTTCGGCGGCTTCGGCACGGCCGCCGCGGTGCGCACCGCGGCGGGGTGGCGGATGCGCCGCTTCACCTTCACCTCGGCATGGAGCCGGCCGTAG
- a CDS encoding response regulator transcription factor, with protein MESNEAERRSLTERLVRHGYTVTAVDTAGSALECYHNADLVLLDVDLSDLDGIEVCRAIRDTSAVPIIIVTARDSVLDRVLGLRSGADDYITKPYGARELIARIQAVLRRFVPDECMAPTPVTSTSIRHGPLSVDADARRVELAGDLVKTTRKEFDLLYLLASNPGKVIERSTITEEIWEGTLSSRTVDTHINSLRKKLGTSEWIVTVRGIGFRFIGHRYDAQHA; from the coding sequence GTGGAAAGCAACGAGGCGGAGCGGCGGTCGCTGACCGAGCGCCTGGTTCGGCACGGTTACACGGTGACCGCGGTCGATACCGCGGGCAGCGCGCTGGAGTGTTACCACAACGCCGATCTGGTGCTGCTCGACGTCGATCTGTCCGATCTCGACGGTATCGAGGTCTGCCGCGCCATCCGGGATACCAGCGCCGTCCCGATCATCATCGTGACCGCCCGGGATTCGGTCCTCGATCGCGTGCTCGGATTGCGTTCCGGTGCGGACGACTACATCACCAAACCCTACGGAGCGCGAGAATTGATCGCGCGGATCCAAGCGGTATTGCGCCGATTCGTGCCCGATGAATGTATGGCGCCCACGCCGGTCACCTCGACCTCGATCCGGCACGGCCCGCTGTCCGTCGACGCCGATGCCCGACGTGTCGAATTGGCCGGTGATCTCGTCAAGACGACGAGAAAGGAATTCGACCTGCTGTACCTGCTCGCCTCCAACCCGGGCAAGGTCATCGAGCGCAGCACCATCACCGAGGAGATCTGGGAAGGCACGCTGTCGAGCCGGACCGTGGACACCCATATCAACAGCCTCCGCAAGAAGCTGGGCACGAGCGAGTGGATCGTCACCGTGCGTGGTATCGGCTTCCGCTTCATCGGACACCGATACGACGCACAGCACGCGTAG
- a CDS encoding response regulator transcription factor has translation MTRWSVGQRILIVDGNPASRAELAKYMTRHGYEVAEADSGLAAVDACTAYDLVIVSLELPDMDGLYVCRSVAECGVPIIVTAERKSELDCVLALQAGADDYIAKPYHFRELAARVEALMWRRSARVRRAEPALEHGPLRIDALAREVTVFGRRIALTRKEFDLLVLLAENSGRVVPRAEIMRAVWGHNWSRRTADTHVSSLRAKLGASEWIISVRGVGFKLVSDAYPAAHHPMVDTG, from the coding sequence ATGACGAGGTGGTCTGTTGGGCAACGAATCCTGATTGTCGACGGTAACCCGGCATCGCGGGCGGAACTTGCCAAATATATGACCCGGCATGGCTACGAAGTTGCGGAGGCCGATTCCGGTCTGGCGGCGGTGGACGCGTGTACCGCTTATGACCTGGTTATCGTGAGTCTCGAACTGCCGGATATGGATGGTCTTTATGTATGCCGGAGTGTCGCCGAGTGCGGCGTACCGATAATCGTCACCGCGGAACGGAAGTCCGAACTGGATTGCGTGCTCGCATTGCAGGCCGGGGCGGACGACTACATCGCCAAGCCCTATCACTTCCGTGAACTCGCGGCCCGGGTCGAGGCGCTGATGTGGCGCCGGTCGGCCCGGGTGCGCCGGGCCGAACCCGCGCTCGAGCACGGACCGCTGCGCATCGACGCGCTGGCCCGCGAGGTCACCGTGTTCGGCCGCCGGATCGCGCTCACCCGCAAGGAGTTCGACCTGCTGGTCCTGCTGGCGGAGAACAGCGGCCGGGTGGTGCCGCGGGCCGAGATCATGCGCGCGGTGTGGGGCCACAACTGGTCGCGCCGCACCGCCGATACGCACGTCAGCAGCCTGCGCGCCAAGCTCGGCGCCAGCGAGTGGATCATCTCGGTGCGCGGCGTCGGCTTCAAACTCGTCAGCGACGCCTACCCCGCCGCGCACCACCCGATGGTCGATACGGGCTGA
- a CDS encoding NAD(P)-dependent oxidoreductase translates to MRFVVFGASGPTGLQVIQQAIDKGYEVTAAVRRPGEFPLTAPNLRVVQVDALEAESVKNAVAGQDAVISILGGKYTMKPVSIFSDGLGNILPAMRTHGVRRLVCVSSVCVAGKAAPGETFLFRTVLLPILLTLGRTAYFDMGRMEDIVKNSGLDWTIVRASGLFDADRVTDYTIGPSGIPGRYTARADLADALLREVMENRNVKASVDVVTTEGVPRLTDSFKRGQK, encoded by the coding sequence ATGAGGTTTGTTGTATTCGGTGCCAGCGGGCCGACCGGACTACAGGTCATCCAGCAGGCCATAGACAAGGGTTATGAAGTGACCGCCGCGGTCCGCCGTCCCGGCGAATTCCCGCTCACCGCACCGAATTTGCGAGTCGTCCAGGTGGACGCACTCGAGGCCGAATCCGTGAAGAACGCGGTGGCCGGCCAGGATGCGGTGATTTCCATTCTCGGCGGTAAATACACGATGAAGCCGGTATCGATTTTCTCCGACGGTCTGGGAAATATCCTGCCCGCCATGCGGACCCATGGTGTCCGCCGCCTGGTGTGCGTCAGCTCCGTCTGCGTCGCGGGTAAGGCCGCGCCGGGCGAGACGTTCCTCTTCCGCACGGTCCTGCTGCCCATCCTGCTCACCCTGGGCCGCACCGCCTACTTCGACATGGGCCGGATGGAGGACATCGTCAAGAACAGCGGCCTGGACTGGACGATCGTGCGCGCCTCGGGCCTCTTCGACGCCGACCGGGTCACCGACTACACGATCGGCCCGTCCGGGATCCCCGGCCGCTACACCGCACGCGCCGACCTGGCGGACGCGCTGTTGCGCGAGGTGATGGAGAACCGGAACGTCAAAGCGTCGGTCGACGTGGTCACCACCGAGGGCGTCCCACGACTGACCGACAGCTTCAAGCGCGGGCAGAAGTAA
- a CDS encoding TetR-like C-terminal domain-containing protein: MSTQQSGEPKAKPGGRPRDPDRDRALLAAVSEILPEVGYDRLTMDAVAARAGAGRATVYRRWKDKSELVRDAIQALSWDEPLPDTGSLRSDLIAVGAMYLDPSSQRDSILSAIASAIKRDKQLRETVERVISQPRRAAYAAIVDRACERGEIAAGADTELIADVVPAMIFYRLLDKEEPMEGAYFERVIDSLVIPLLTGYASARPQGATEKTDN, from the coding sequence GTGTCGACACAACAGAGCGGCGAACCCAAGGCGAAACCCGGTGGTAGGCCCCGGGATCCGGATCGCGATCGCGCACTGCTGGCTGCCGTCAGCGAAATCCTGCCCGAGGTCGGCTACGACCGGCTCACCATGGACGCCGTCGCGGCCCGAGCCGGCGCGGGGCGGGCCACCGTGTATCGACGCTGGAAGGACAAGTCGGAACTGGTCCGCGACGCGATCCAGGCGCTGAGCTGGGACGAGCCGCTGCCCGACACCGGCAGCCTGCGTTCGGATCTGATCGCCGTGGGCGCCATGTATCTCGACCCGAGCAGCCAACGGGATTCGATCCTGTCCGCGATCGCTTCGGCGATCAAACGCGACAAGCAATTGCGCGAAACCGTCGAACGGGTCATCTCGCAGCCACGCCGGGCGGCCTACGCCGCCATTGTGGATCGGGCGTGTGAACGCGGCGAGATCGCGGCGGGAGCCGATACCGAACTCATCGCCGACGTCGTGCCCGCGATGATCTTCTATCGCCTGCTCGACAAGGAAGAACCAATGGAGGGCGCATATTTCGAGCGGGTGATCGATTCCCTGGTCATCCCGTTGCTCACGGGATATGCGAGCGCGCGACCGCAAGGCGCGACCGAGAAAACTGACAATTAG
- a CDS encoding FAD-binding oxidoreductase, protein MSAGQDGKGGSFELSRRRLLVVGSGLAVAACTTDGSGTEAAPGDDSKLRSAVRGRVLLPGDEGFDLARKPWNLTVDQSVRAVVELADAEDATALVRYAKDAGSTLAVQPNGHNPSPAVNGTILVRTKRLNEIRVDPVARTARVGAGVSWGQVQEIASSHGLTGVAGSAPGVGITGYTLGGGLSWFARKFGWAADSVTAFEIIDADGRTRRVTAETEPDLFWALRGGGGDYALVTTIEFGLHPAPALYGGKVLWSADRAPQVMAAFREVTATAPDELTLWWSLLQFDGAPPMVGLDVTYLGDEAAGQALLRPFDGIDGKMRDTRRVLPIAELGTITGEPAEPSPIRSQIELLNGLTDADVAGLLAKPMAPVAAVQVRHLGGRLARASDTPAGAVAAPYYIGLIAPEVTPDMAAANATRMEDYLTALGSSRSRRTPLTLLGPGQAAADAFTPDTLARLRDIKRSADPHGVFRSNFPVLDPKSGR, encoded by the coding sequence ATGAGTGCAGGTCAGGACGGTAAGGGTGGGTCGTTCGAGCTGAGCCGCCGCCGCTTGCTGGTGGTCGGCAGTGGGCTCGCGGTAGCGGCGTGCACGACCGACGGGTCCGGTACGGAAGCGGCCCCCGGTGACGATTCGAAGCTGCGATCCGCCGTGCGCGGCCGGGTGCTGCTGCCCGGTGACGAGGGGTTCGACCTCGCCCGTAAGCCGTGGAATCTGACGGTCGACCAGTCGGTGCGCGCCGTCGTCGAACTCGCCGACGCCGAGGATGCCACCGCGCTTGTGCGGTATGCCAAAGATGCTGGCAGTACGTTGGCAGTCCAACCGAACGGGCACAATCCCTCGCCGGCGGTGAACGGAACGATTCTGGTACGCACCAAGCGGCTGAACGAGATCCGCGTCGATCCGGTCGCGCGCACCGCCCGGGTCGGCGCCGGCGTCTCCTGGGGGCAGGTGCAGGAGATCGCGAGCTCGCACGGATTGACCGGGGTGGCGGGCAGCGCGCCGGGCGTCGGCATCACCGGGTACACCCTCGGCGGTGGATTGAGCTGGTTCGCCCGCAAATTCGGCTGGGCCGCCGACAGCGTCACCGCGTTCGAGATCATCGACGCCGACGGACGCACCCGGCGGGTGACGGCCGAGACGGAGCCGGATCTGTTCTGGGCCCTGCGCGGTGGTGGCGGCGATTACGCCCTGGTCACCACGATCGAGTTCGGACTGCACCCGGCTCCCGCCCTGTACGGCGGCAAGGTGCTGTGGTCCGCCGACCGGGCGCCGCAGGTGATGGCCGCCTTCCGCGAGGTGACCGCCACGGCTCCGGACGAGCTGACGCTCTGGTGGAGCCTGCTCCAATTCGACGGCGCCCCACCGATGGTCGGCCTCGACGTCACCTATCTCGGCGACGAGGCGGCCGGGCAGGCGCTGCTGCGTCCGTTCGACGGCATCGACGGCAAGATGCGCGATACCCGCAGGGTGCTGCCGATCGCCGAATTGGGCACCATCACCGGAGAACCCGCCGAGCCCAGTCCGATCCGCTCGCAGATCGAACTGCTGAACGGGCTCACCGACGCGGACGTGGCGGGCCTGCTGGCCAAGCCGATGGCGCCGGTCGCCGCGGTGCAGGTACGTCATCTCGGCGGCCGCCTCGCGCGCGCGTCCGACACTCCCGCCGGCGCCGTCGCGGCCCCCTACTACATCGGCCTGATCGCACCCGAGGTCACGCCGGATATGGCCGCCGCCAACGCGACTCGAATGGAGGACTACCTCACCGCCCTCGGTTCGTCCCGCAGCCGCCGGACGCCGCTGACCCTGCTGGGTCCCGGCCAGGCCGCCGCGGACGCCTTCACTCCCGACACGCTGGCCCGGCTGCGCGATATCAAGCGCAGCGCGGACCCGCACGGTGTGTTCCGCAGCAACTTCCCGGTCCTCGACCCGAAGTCCGGCCGCTGA
- a CDS encoding pyridoxamine 5'-phosphate oxidase family protein, whose protein sequence is MSYALHINGHTRGGVVTWPDEIDDILGGDLTAGLVYSTPAGGAVVTAVSPIGLRDRATGTIGFTTSLGMGRKLDRIEREPKVALAFHSREHGLGDPANRRYVLVQGTARFDPEPDRGVLDEIGAKSAPFMGERRRGAFWDRWLSAYYDDRVLVEVTVTRIVCWPDLHAAERPVVYGAPLPVEQVPPQIRPAKGIVPRVDVVKSANQIARLPYRLLGYRDADGYPMVLPVEVTGSGEAGIELFAPRGLPPGGRRAGLLAHSYNPKLVGVEIGQYTGWLEADETAAGYAPHTRSVIKAPASGTIMMLVFGFLARRRLKARRRRQA, encoded by the coding sequence ATGTCGTATGCTCTCCACATCAATGGTCACACCCGGGGCGGGGTGGTGACCTGGCCCGACGAGATCGATGACATCCTCGGCGGCGACCTCACCGCCGGTCTCGTCTACTCCACCCCGGCAGGGGGCGCGGTGGTCACCGCGGTCTCGCCCATCGGCCTGCGCGATCGAGCCACGGGGACAATAGGTTTCACCACCTCGCTCGGCATGGGCCGCAAACTGGACCGGATCGAACGCGAGCCGAAAGTGGCCTTGGCCTTCCACAGCCGCGAACACGGTCTCGGCGATCCCGCCAATCGGCGCTACGTGCTCGTGCAGGGCACGGCTCGTTTCGATCCCGAACCCGACCGGGGTGTGCTCGACGAGATCGGCGCGAAGTCCGCACCCTTCATGGGCGAGCGACGCCGCGGTGCCTTCTGGGACCGATGGCTCAGCGCCTATTACGACGATCGCGTGCTCGTCGAGGTCACGGTGACCCGGATCGTGTGCTGGCCCGACCTGCACGCCGCCGAGCGGCCCGTGGTCTACGGTGCGCCGCTACCGGTCGAGCAGGTGCCGCCGCAGATCCGTCCGGCGAAAGGCATCGTGCCCCGGGTGGACGTGGTGAAATCCGCGAATCAGATTGCGCGACTGCCTTATCGGCTGCTCGGCTACCGGGATGCCGACGGCTACCCGATGGTGCTTCCGGTCGAGGTGACCGGAAGCGGCGAAGCCGGTATCGAGCTGTTCGCGCCGCGCGGTCTGCCACCCGGCGGTCGCCGGGCGGGCCTGCTCGCCCACTCGTACAACCCCAAGCTCGTCGGCGTCGAGATCGGTCAGTACACCGGTTGGCTGGAGGCCGACGAGACCGCCGCCGGATACGCGCCGCATACCCGCTCGGTCATCAAAGCGCCGGCGAGCGGCACGATCATGATGCTGGTGTTCGGATTCCTGGCCCGGCGCAGGTTGAAGGCGCGCAGACGACGACAGGCGTAG